In Candidatus Nitronauta litoralis, one DNA window encodes the following:
- a CDS encoding outer membrane lipoprotein-sorting protein translates to MNMLCRFAMSLVLFMILIPGFSSAEEVDAQKLLEEIDANMWSDTKHIEGRLIIDNGRRVRELKQETWMKGVTKSFSRYLSPARERGTKMLKIKNKLWLYTPQTDRKILISGHLLRQSMMGSDLSYEDMMEDVKVSRAYQATLEGYEDAEGKQVAILELKAKKEDSTYQTRKVWADPERYVVLKEIRYAKSGKPLKLVEFLDYHPIEGRLFPRRMVFRDLLKTDTKTTYVFDSIQFDVDIPGRYFSQSILKR, encoded by the coding sequence GTGAATATGCTTTGTCGTTTTGCTATGTCTCTTGTGTTGTTCATGATCTTAATTCCAGGATTTTCCAGCGCAGAGGAAGTAGACGCACAAAAACTGCTTGAAGAAATTGACGCCAATATGTGGTCCGATACCAAACATATTGAAGGGCGGTTGATCATTGATAATGGTCGACGGGTAAGGGAATTAAAGCAGGAAACCTGGATGAAAGGAGTGACCAAATCATTCAGCCGTTATTTATCACCAGCGCGGGAACGTGGTACCAAAATGCTCAAGATTAAAAATAAACTCTGGCTTTACACTCCACAAACAGATCGAAAAATTTTGATCTCAGGGCATCTTCTCAGGCAGTCGATGATGGGCAGTGATTTGTCTTATGAAGACATGATGGAGGATGTCAAGGTGAGTCGGGCGTACCAGGCAACTTTGGAAGGCTACGAAGATGCTGAAGGCAAGCAAGTTGCTATTCTTGAACTGAAAGCGAAAAAGGAAGACAGCACCTATCAAACACGTAAAGTCTGGGCCGATCCAGAACGGTATGTCGTCCTGAAGGAAATCCGGTATGCGAAAAGTGGAAAACCCTTAAAACTTGTAGAATTTCTGGATTACCATCCAATTGAAGGAAGGTTATTTCCACGCCGAATGGTGTTCCGTGATCTTTTAAAAACCGATACTAAAACCACGTACGTGTTTGACTCCATCCAATTTGATGTGGATATCCCGGGCAGATATTTTTCCCAAAGTATACTGAAACGTTAA
- a CDS encoding SPOR domain-containing protein, whose product MGRSRRKNPNTQDKKLRSVKLILGMLVLGGFGAGMYWAGQAQLFQAERAPEKVVEVKTVVKKPVASKPNRAFGAVVADMDAEKEDNFQYTFFEILGDSSMNRFVDLNGEIAERNVPVKVSLKSKKTVSNHSVRAKTPAPVKKLEEVKSKNPPALPIAKSPQPSPKTGKDKVVSKTTKPPLNEPVSVKKKKLPKKNSNEWVLSSLSQLDEKSESFWVQVASFKKLDRAQGLEEKLKLNGFFPFIREIEIKGMGQWYRVYLGKYPSRQIANRYADMARKKLKLSPVILKAG is encoded by the coding sequence GTGGGAAGGTCCAGAAGAAAAAATCCCAATACTCAGGATAAGAAACTTCGGTCAGTCAAATTGATTCTTGGCATGCTGGTGTTGGGTGGGTTTGGCGCAGGAATGTATTGGGCTGGGCAGGCCCAGCTTTTTCAGGCAGAGAGGGCGCCTGAAAAGGTAGTAGAGGTCAAGACTGTTGTTAAGAAGCCTGTTGCTTCCAAGCCGAACCGAGCGTTTGGTGCCGTTGTGGCAGATATGGACGCAGAAAAAGAAGACAACTTTCAATATACTTTTTTTGAAATTCTGGGCGATTCCAGTATGAATCGCTTTGTGGATTTAAATGGTGAAATCGCAGAAAGAAATGTGCCGGTAAAGGTGAGCCTGAAAAGTAAAAAAACGGTTTCGAACCATTCGGTTCGTGCAAAAACTCCCGCACCTGTAAAAAAACTTGAAGAAGTGAAAAGCAAAAACCCTCCAGCACTACCCATTGCAAAGTCACCCCAACCTTCGCCAAAAACTGGAAAAGATAAGGTGGTTTCAAAAACGACTAAACCCCCTCTTAATGAACCTGTATCAGTTAAAAAGAAAAAATTACCGAAAAAGAACAGCAACGAGTGGGTATTGTCTTCCTTGAGTCAGCTGGATGAAAAAAGCGAAAGCTTCTGGGTTCAGGTGGCCTCGTTTAAAAAACTGGATAGGGCTCAGGGATTGGAAGAGAAACTGAAACTTAACGGTTTTTTTCCCTTTATCAGGGAGATAGAAATTAAAGGTATGGGACAATGGTATCGGGTTTATCTGGGCAAATATCCCAGCCGACAAATTGCGAACCGTTATGCTGATATGGCGAGGAAAAAATTAAAATTGAGTCCCGTTATTTTGAAAGCAGGCTAA
- a CDS encoding DUF58 domain-containing protein — protein MTSTPIEGPKETSPSPELKKNSKPVFTLTLANRTLQLTREGGGFVVLVLGIGLGAINTGNNLLYLILAMCCSLIAVSGILSETILKNISVSATSPRSIYAEDPTSLFLTISNNKKIFPSYSIQFDAPAEFKGRFALESPLYVLHLPAGSTIQKSVRLVAFHRGKQTLNAIRISTGFPFGFFIKSKIIPLNLEVIAYPAIYQIELPEPSEIATDGEGLIKQRGDDLLALREFQTGDPLDNVHWKSSAKTGTLRVKEFAAGGRNSFTIVLNLEAPKTDNVLTRQDVEEKIKESASLIFHLIQRGDEVSLKTQNFESEFGNSPQHLEALMRYLALFETASSPETIQT, from the coding sequence ATGACCTCAACACCGATTGAAGGCCCAAAGGAAACCAGTCCGTCACCTGAGCTTAAAAAGAACTCAAAACCGGTTTTTACTCTTACCCTGGCCAATCGAACACTGCAGCTCACTCGTGAAGGTGGCGGATTTGTTGTTCTGGTTCTGGGAATCGGGCTTGGTGCTATCAATACCGGCAACAATCTTCTGTACCTGATTCTAGCCATGTGCTGCAGCCTTATAGCTGTATCAGGAATTCTCTCCGAAACAATCCTTAAAAATATATCTGTCTCTGCAACTTCCCCGAGATCAATATATGCAGAGGACCCGACTTCACTTTTCCTGACAATTTCAAACAATAAAAAAATTTTCCCTTCATATTCAATACAATTTGATGCACCTGCAGAATTTAAAGGCAGGTTTGCCCTGGAGTCTCCACTTTATGTTTTACACCTGCCAGCAGGAAGTACGATTCAAAAATCCGTGAGACTGGTGGCATTTCATAGAGGAAAACAAACTCTCAACGCGATAAGAATATCAACCGGATTTCCGTTCGGATTTTTCATCAAGTCAAAAATTATTCCTCTAAACCTTGAAGTCATCGCCTACCCGGCAATTTATCAGATTGAACTTCCCGAGCCCAGTGAAATTGCGACTGATGGGGAGGGGTTGATAAAGCAAAGGGGCGATGATCTTTTGGCATTAAGAGAGTTTCAGACCGGTGATCCGCTTGACAATGTACACTGGAAATCGAGTGCAAAAACGGGAACTCTTCGTGTCAAGGAATTCGCTGCAGGAGGAAGAAATAGTTTCACCATTGTCCTCAACCTTGAAGCTCCTAAAACTGACAATGTTTTAACTCGGCAGGACGTTGAGGAAAAAATTAAAGAATCCGCTTCTTTAATCTTCCACCTTATTCAAAGAGGGGACGAGGTGAGTTTAAAAACCCAGAATTTTGAATCTGAATTTGGGAATTCACCTCAACATCTTGAGGCTTTAATGCGTTACCTGGCCCTGTTCGAAACCGCAAGCTCTCCTGAAACCATCCAGACATGA
- a CDS encoding TlpA family protein disulfide reductase, translating to MKNTIAIVLLSFFLAAPVLASAPKEGDPAPGFNLVAISGQPVSLEQHRGKVVLVGMFHICVPCMNQALEFNKIRKAIPEDKLVILGINTSGDSKNAVEDYLGKFPEAVNFPYLLDPKQTVHEAYIQRDMPTVLIIDKDGKLKARSPGVSADQLISYIKKLI from the coding sequence ATGAAAAATACAATAGCCATCGTTCTCCTTTCGTTTTTTTTGGCTGCACCGGTTCTTGCTTCAGCGCCTAAAGAAGGAGATCCCGCTCCAGGTTTTAACCTCGTAGCAATTTCCGGTCAGCCGGTTTCTCTTGAACAGCACAGGGGAAAAGTAGTACTGGTAGGGATGTTTCATATATGTGTGCCATGTATGAACCAGGCTCTGGAGTTTAATAAGATCAGGAAAGCGATTCCTGAAGATAAATTGGTAATTTTGGGAATCAACACTAGTGGCGACTCAAAAAACGCAGTGGAAGATTACCTTGGAAAATTCCCTGAAGCGGTCAATTTTCCCTATCTCCTGGATCCCAAACAAACTGTTCATGAAGCTTATATTCAGAGGGATATGCCTACAGTTCTCATTATCGACAAAGATGGAAAGCTGAAAGCCCGGTCTCCGGGAGTGAGCGCTGATCAATTAATCTCCTACATTAAGAAGTTGATATAA
- a CDS encoding MoxR family ATPase encodes MTGTQDIISRLRQNIEQVIIGKPEAIELAVICLIGRGHLLIEDVPGVGKSSLAFSLAQSLNLDFRRVQFTNDILPSDIVGVTIYNQKDHTFQFNKGPLFANIVLADEINRASPRTQSALLEAMNEGQITVDTKTYQLEEPFFVIATQNPIESHGAHPLPESQLDRFMMFLSMGYPALEDERLLLSQNSPTENIRELQPVLNREEVLDLQKKADQVKIEPILVDYILHLITATRESRHLQLGVSPRGGLILQQAARARALVYGRDYCIPDDVKQLAAHVLCHRVLPESRHGAHRRTVGDTAPIIQNILDEVEVPV; translated from the coding sequence ATGACAGGAACTCAGGATATCATCTCCCGTCTCAGGCAGAACATTGAACAAGTCATCATTGGAAAACCCGAAGCAATAGAGCTCGCAGTTATTTGTCTGATAGGACGAGGACACTTGTTAATCGAAGATGTACCAGGTGTTGGAAAAAGCTCCCTGGCGTTCAGTCTGGCTCAATCCCTGAATCTTGATTTTCGCCGGGTGCAATTCACCAATGACATTCTGCCTTCCGACATCGTGGGTGTGACCATCTACAACCAGAAAGACCACACGTTCCAGTTCAACAAGGGTCCTTTATTCGCAAATATTGTACTGGCTGATGAGATCAACCGCGCTTCTCCCCGCACACAAAGTGCCCTACTGGAAGCAATGAACGAAGGACAGATAACGGTCGACACGAAAACCTATCAACTGGAAGAGCCTTTTTTCGTGATCGCGACTCAAAACCCGATTGAAAGTCATGGAGCCCATCCCCTGCCGGAATCGCAACTTGACCGATTCATGATGTTCCTCTCGATGGGCTACCCGGCCCTGGAAGACGAACGCCTCTTGCTTAGCCAGAATTCACCAACAGAAAACATCCGTGAATTACAGCCTGTCCTGAATCGGGAAGAAGTTCTGGACCTCCAGAAAAAAGCGGATCAGGTAAAAATAGAGCCCATTTTGGTTGACTACATTCTGCACCTCATTACCGCCACGCGGGAATCAAGACATCTGCAACTGGGGGTAAGTCCGCGTGGTGGGTTGATTCTCCAACAGGCTGCCCGTGCCCGTGCGCTTGTCTACGGCCGGGATTATTGTATTCCCGACGATGTGAAACAGCTAGCTGCCCACGTCCTCTGTCACCGGGTACTTCCGGAATCGCGTCATGGCGCACATAGACGGACAGTTGGCGACACGGCTCCCATCATTCAAAATATCCTCGATGAAGTGGAAGTACCGGTCTAA
- a CDS encoding ABC transporter permease gives MIFQVAYRNFLGQGMRAILNVSVTALIIIATIFSLSLLNGFQAQSLKNLSITDVGGGHYRVPGFDILSPTDWEDLTRKIPETLSQFAHEQKAEVLVQQGQLFINNRLFPVQLRGLEMEQKLLDLPMAKLQEWSKPVEDIVPIIIGKQMSRKSKLNVGDQVVMKWRDKHGAVDALDTEVVDVIPLVNPRVDKGVAWLRLDHLRQITQRDKEITWVVVDEQKGNVEGLEFIDVDYLMRDLLALLKNDRRNTRLIIGILLMLAAISVFNAQYLNIFKRQKEIGTLMAMGMTPKQVIRLFTLEGSLAAIGAVFMAVILGVPFFIWFQATGFDVSHLSETGIPVRENIFLKFNVREIVSTISVIVFLMVIVAWWPVRRLSKLEPTLALRGRGIT, from the coding sequence ATGATTTTCCAGGTAGCTTACAGAAACTTTTTGGGCCAGGGGATGCGTGCCATCCTGAACGTATCAGTCACGGCGTTGATCATCATCGCCACCATTTTTTCATTATCCCTGCTCAATGGATTCCAGGCCCAGTCACTTAAAAACCTGTCTATCACCGATGTTGGGGGTGGGCATTACCGTGTGCCCGGTTTTGATATCCTGTCACCTACGGACTGGGAAGACTTGACGCGGAAGATTCCAGAAACTTTAAGTCAGTTTGCTCATGAACAAAAAGCGGAAGTTCTGGTTCAACAGGGACAGTTGTTTATCAACAACCGTTTATTTCCCGTTCAGCTGCGAGGTTTGGAGATGGAGCAGAAACTTTTGGATCTGCCCATGGCGAAATTACAGGAGTGGTCTAAACCTGTTGAAGATATAGTTCCAATTATCATTGGGAAACAGATGTCCAGAAAAAGTAAATTAAATGTGGGTGATCAGGTTGTCATGAAATGGCGAGACAAGCATGGAGCCGTTGATGCCTTGGATACGGAAGTGGTCGATGTGATTCCCCTGGTCAATCCCCGTGTTGATAAAGGCGTGGCCTGGCTCAGGTTGGATCATCTGAGACAGATCACCCAACGCGACAAAGAGATTACCTGGGTGGTGGTGGACGAACAAAAGGGAAATGTGGAAGGTCTCGAGTTTATTGATGTCGATTACTTGATGCGTGATTTACTGGCGCTTCTAAAAAATGATCGACGAAATACCCGTCTTATTATTGGCATACTGCTAATGTTGGCCGCGATTAGCGTATTCAATGCCCAATACCTCAATATATTTAAAAGACAAAAGGAAATTGGAACCTTGATGGCGATGGGGATGACACCCAAACAGGTTATCCGTTTATTTACACTTGAAGGTAGTCTGGCTGCAATAGGAGCTGTATTTATGGCGGTGATTCTTGGAGTCCCATTTTTTATTTGGTTCCAAGCGACCGGTTTTGATGTTTCCCATCTCAGTGAAACAGGGATACCAGTTCGAGAGAATATATTTTTGAAATTTAATGTCAGGGAAATTGTGTCGACTATTTCTGTCATTGTATTTCTGATGGTGATAGTTGCCTGGTGGCCGGTGCGGAGACTTTCCAAATTGGAACCCACTCTCGCATTAAGGGGAAGAGGGATAACATGA
- a CDS encoding uracil-DNA glycosylase, whose protein sequence is MLETPDRNQLILELKRYLNYLKDMGYDELPLATHLNLNASPPLTSTQTVVTPTSPMAKNPRQKVIKKPASVADSPKGLTGQAGLQAIQKEMGDCTLCKLSKGRKTIVFGSGNPNADLLFIGEGPGADEDEQGLPFVGRAGKKLTEIIEKGMKLSRQDDTYICNIVKCRPPGNRDPEKEEIEACKPFLQKQVQAVRPKVIVALGKPAATTLLGRNVAITKERGNWHEFEGVPLMLTFHPAYLLRAYTLENRQAVMDDMTQVLEALRK, encoded by the coding sequence ATGCTTGAGACACCTGATAGAAATCAATTGATTCTGGAACTGAAACGGTACCTGAACTACTTGAAAGACATGGGCTACGACGAGCTTCCTTTAGCCACCCATTTAAACCTGAATGCATCACCCCCCTTAACGTCTACCCAGACTGTAGTCACTCCAACATCCCCTATGGCAAAAAACCCAAGACAAAAGGTAATAAAAAAACCAGCTTCCGTAGCTGATTCTCCGAAAGGATTAACCGGCCAGGCTGGCTTGCAGGCCATTCAAAAAGAAATGGGAGACTGCACTTTGTGCAAACTCAGCAAGGGCCGCAAGACCATTGTATTCGGATCAGGTAACCCCAATGCTGACTTGCTTTTCATCGGTGAAGGCCCCGGGGCGGATGAGGATGAGCAGGGATTGCCCTTTGTCGGTCGTGCAGGAAAAAAACTGACTGAGATCATCGAAAAGGGAATGAAACTTTCCCGTCAAGACGACACGTATATTTGCAACATCGTCAAATGCCGGCCTCCGGGGAATCGTGATCCGGAAAAGGAAGAAATCGAAGCCTGCAAACCTTTTCTTCAAAAACAGGTCCAGGCTGTTCGACCAAAAGTTATCGTTGCCCTTGGTAAACCAGCAGCCACCACTTTGCTGGGAAGGAACGTCGCCATCACCAAAGAACGTGGCAACTGGCACGAGTTTGAAGGTGTACCCCTGATGCTGACCTTTCACCCGGCATATTTACTTCGAGCATACACTTTGGAAAACAGACAGGCAGTTATGGATGATATGACCCAGGTTCTGGAGGCATTGAGGAAATGA
- a CDS encoding arginine--tRNA ligase, translated as MKQSLKELVCVALEEAKSQGQLNLDTPPDVVIEEPKDEKMGDFATTIAMTLAKSEKKNPRQIAEFLLEPLKGRPELVAEVDIAGPGFINFRLARGFLRQQFLDAVNQGANFGRCEVGKGTKVLVEFVSANPTGPLHVGHGRGAAVGDCLSRLMDWAGFEVSKEYYINDVGNQMNNLGRSTQLRYRQELGQNVNFPEDLYQGDYIKDIARKIIEQDGDGHLGSEDGDTLGFFRKVSSDTILDGIREDLKEFRVEYDRWFSEQTLHDSNKVEGAIEWLRDKGYVYDKDGATWLKSSAFRDEKDRVVVKQGGEKTYFCADIAYHQDKIERGYDVILDLWGADHHGYVPRMEAVLEALGHGDGGFQVLLVQFVTLKRGGEKVQMSTRSGKFVTLADVVNEVGVDATRFFFLMRSSDSHLDFDLELAKKDTQENPVYYIQYAHARICSLHRMAEEKGIPSVELEKVNLERLDQDEDFSLIKKCLLFPEAVGKSALSREVHRIPYFLQELVAQFHSYYSVHRVVSEDKELTQARLLLLECVRSVIANGLEIMGVSAPEKM; from the coding sequence ATGAAACAATCGTTAAAAGAACTGGTTTGCGTTGCACTTGAAGAGGCAAAATCCCAGGGACAATTGAATCTTGATACCCCCCCAGATGTAGTGATTGAAGAACCCAAGGATGAGAAAATGGGAGACTTTGCAACGACCATTGCCATGACGCTGGCAAAGTCTGAAAAGAAAAACCCCAGACAAATTGCAGAGTTTCTTTTGGAGCCACTGAAGGGGCGGCCAGAACTGGTTGCGGAGGTTGATATTGCAGGGCCGGGCTTCATCAATTTCCGTTTGGCGAGAGGTTTTCTACGGCAGCAGTTTTTGGATGCCGTAAATCAGGGCGCAAATTTTGGTCGATGTGAAGTTGGGAAGGGAACAAAAGTTTTGGTGGAGTTTGTCAGCGCGAATCCCACTGGGCCTTTACACGTGGGTCATGGTCGTGGAGCGGCTGTGGGCGATTGCCTGTCGCGCTTGATGGATTGGGCTGGATTCGAGGTTTCCAAGGAATATTACATCAACGATGTGGGCAACCAGATGAACAACCTGGGACGATCGACCCAATTGCGCTACCGACAGGAGCTTGGTCAAAACGTAAATTTCCCTGAGGATTTATACCAGGGGGACTATATAAAAGACATTGCGCGCAAAATAATTGAACAGGATGGCGATGGTCATCTGGGTTCTGAAGACGGGGACACGCTTGGGTTTTTCAGAAAAGTTTCCAGCGATACGATATTGGATGGAATCCGTGAGGACTTGAAAGAGTTTCGCGTGGAGTATGATCGCTGGTTCAGTGAGCAGACCCTGCACGATTCGAACAAGGTGGAAGGGGCCATCGAATGGTTGCGGGATAAGGGTTATGTTTACGACAAGGATGGGGCAACATGGCTCAAGTCGTCAGCGTTCAGGGATGAGAAAGATCGAGTCGTAGTCAAGCAGGGTGGAGAGAAGACTTATTTTTGTGCTGATATCGCCTACCACCAGGACAAAATTGAGCGGGGCTATGATGTCATTCTCGATTTATGGGGAGCCGATCATCACGGGTATGTTCCAAGAATGGAAGCCGTGCTGGAAGCGCTGGGCCATGGCGATGGGGGATTTCAGGTACTGCTTGTTCAATTTGTAACGCTAAAGCGCGGCGGTGAGAAAGTTCAAATGTCGACCCGATCCGGGAAGTTCGTTACTTTGGCGGATGTTGTGAATGAGGTGGGCGTTGATGCGACCCGTTTCTTCTTTCTTATGCGCTCATCAGACAGCCACCTTGATTTTGACCTTGAACTGGCGAAAAAAGATACGCAGGAAAACCCGGTGTATTACATTCAATATGCTCACGCGCGAATCTGTAGTTTGCACCGAATGGCGGAGGAAAAAGGAATTCCCTCAGTGGAACTGGAGAAGGTGAACCTTGAGCGCCTGGATCAGGATGAAGATTTCTCCCTGATCAAAAAATGTTTATTGTTTCCTGAAGCTGTCGGGAAAAGCGCCCTGAGTCGGGAGGTTCATAGAATTCCATATTTTCTTCAAGAGCTGGTAGCCCAGTTTCACAGTTATTACAGTGTGCACCGGGTTGTATCCGAAGACAAGGAACTCACCCAGGCCCGGTTACTTTTGTTGGAATGTGTCCGCTCAGTGATTGCAAACGGACTGGAAATCATGGGCGTGAGTGCGCCGGAGAAGATGTAG
- a CDS encoding ABC transporter ATP-binding protein gives MLKIDHVSKVYRVGNQDFTALHNVSLEIPAGAFMSFVGPSGSGKTTLLNLLGGLDKPTKGHVMFRDYRLDELSREKLAEIRRQHIGFIFQSYNLLPVYTVFENILFPLLLNNEKESKVRERVKEIIHQVGLEPETHKKPSELSGGQCQRVAIARALIKKPDIVLADEPTANLDKENSLMILELMQQLNRDYKAAFIFSTHDEKVHRFVNREIRLEDGYVISDHLVESAPT, from the coding sequence ATGCTAAAAATCGATCACGTCAGCAAAGTGTACCGGGTGGGGAATCAGGATTTTACTGCATTGCACAATGTATCCCTGGAGATTCCGGCGGGGGCATTCATGTCGTTTGTCGGTCCCTCGGGTTCTGGAAAAACTACATTGCTCAACCTTTTGGGTGGTTTGGATAAGCCGACAAAAGGTCATGTGATGTTCCGTGATTACCGTCTGGATGAGTTGAGTCGGGAAAAACTGGCGGAAATCAGGCGTCAGCATATTGGGTTTATTTTTCAATCCTACAACCTGCTTCCGGTTTACACAGTATTTGAAAATATTTTATTCCCTCTTTTATTAAACAATGAAAAGGAATCGAAAGTTCGCGAGAGAGTGAAGGAAATCATTCATCAGGTGGGTCTTGAGCCCGAAACTCATAAAAAGCCCTCCGAGCTTTCCGGAGGCCAATGTCAACGCGTTGCGATCGCCAGGGCTCTGATTAAAAAGCCCGATATTGTTTTGGCCGATGAACCGACGGCCAACCTGGATAAGGAAAACTCCCTTATGATTCTGGAACTGATGCAGCAGCTTAACCGGGATTATAAGGCGGCATTCATTTTCAGTACTCATGATGAAAAAGTTCATCGTTTTGTTAACCGGGAAATTCGCCTGGAAGATGGTTATGTTATTTCTGACCATTTGGTTGAAAGTGCGCCCACATGA
- a CDS encoding molybdenum cofactor carrier protein, translating into MTLKDIILGVIGSGTDPQEEYSVPLGQWIARQGFHLVNGGGGGTMEAVARGFQSHEGKSGLVLGILPAAKPCTTIEERKVYSPQTGYPNPHIDIPIRTHLPLSGNSGLQTGSRNHIVVLTADIVVALPGSEGTRSEIQLCLEYKKPLVILNTDGTWNDFQNTDVAMVDSLDEVYQKIIQWKVS; encoded by the coding sequence ATGACCCTGAAAGATATAATATTGGGTGTGATCGGATCTGGCACCGATCCCCAGGAAGAATATAGTGTCCCTCTCGGACAATGGATTGCCCGGCAGGGGTTCCATCTTGTTAACGGTGGTGGTGGAGGGACCATGGAAGCGGTAGCTCGAGGCTTTCAAAGTCACGAGGGGAAGTCAGGCCTCGTCCTCGGAATCCTGCCGGCAGCGAAACCTTGCACAACGATTGAAGAGAGAAAGGTCTATTCTCCTCAAACAGGTTACCCAAACCCGCATATAGATATCCCCATCCGGACGCACCTTCCTCTATCAGGCAACAGTGGACTGCAAACTGGCAGCCGAAATCATATTGTAGTCCTAACGGCTGACATAGTTGTTGCGTTACCCGGGTCGGAAGGAACCCGTTCCGAAATCCAGCTTTGCCTGGAATACAAAAAACCTCTTGTTATATTAAATACTGACGGAACCTGGAATGATTTTCAAAATACGGATGTGGCTATGGTTGATTCTCTGGACGAGGTGTATCAAAAAATAATTCAGTGGAAGGTTTCCTGA
- a CDS encoding carboxypeptidase regulatory-like domain-containing protein: MKKLAFTTTWLSIFLTTVLCSQILAYQEIEVKNGGTIQGKAFLTGKNPPPRIFHLVLYPNLDMCAEVEQDEETKTDDELNRVMYDFLEDSDRGLRDVVVTLEKVEAGKPFNDKPIMIRSENCKFYPTVNIIRQGAVFHVDNVDAVMHNSQVYQAERGKIILNIPIPAEQVSDGHVTFEKNYKLMQMICGMHEFMQTWGYRVENPYYFKTGVDGSFKIDNIPPGKYKVNAWHFLMKLESQMVTVPENGTVDIKFEFDGGQIERSLYETIKSGRIKKDARVPGSIH; the protein is encoded by the coding sequence ATGAAAAAACTGGCATTCACGACAACCTGGCTTTCTATATTCCTGACAACGGTGTTGTGTTCTCAGATTCTTGCCTATCAAGAAATCGAAGTTAAAAACGGAGGCACCATCCAAGGGAAGGCTTTCCTTACGGGCAAAAACCCACCTCCCAGAATATTTCATCTGGTGTTATACCCTAATCTGGATATGTGTGCAGAGGTTGAACAGGACGAAGAAACTAAAACTGATGATGAATTAAACCGTGTGATGTATGACTTCCTTGAGGATAGCGACCGTGGCCTGCGCGATGTGGTTGTGACCCTGGAAAAAGTTGAAGCTGGAAAGCCCTTTAATGACAAGCCAATAATGATTCGGTCCGAAAACTGTAAGTTCTACCCGACAGTCAATATCATTCGGCAGGGAGCCGTTTTCCATGTGGACAATGTTGATGCGGTAATGCATAACAGCCAGGTTTATCAGGCGGAGCGCGGGAAGATCATCCTCAACATTCCCATCCCGGCAGAACAGGTTTCCGACGGTCATGTGACGTTTGAAAAAAACTACAAACTGATGCAGATGATCTGCGGTATGCATGAGTTTATGCAAACCTGGGGATACAGGGTTGAAAACCCCTATTACTTCAAAACAGGCGTTGATGGATCCTTTAAAATTGACAACATCCCTCCGGGAAAATACAAAGTCAATGCCTGGCATTTCTTGATGAAACTCGAAAGTCAAATGGTCACAGTACCTGAAAACGGTACCGTAGATATAAAATTTGAATTTGACGGGGGCCAGATTGAACGCTCACTATATGAAACCATCAAATCAGGGCGAATCAAAAAAGATGCCCGGGTTCCAGGATCCATTCATTAA